CAGGCCTGCAGCATTAACCGGACCTGAACCATTTAGACTATTCCTTCTTTTACTTCAATTATTTCATCTGCAACAAGGCCGTGGGCTTTGCGGTGGACTTCCTCGGCAGACTTTTTATCCGGGGCTTCACAGAGGCAGAATACTGTTCCATCTTTTTCGTTGAACCAGTATTTCAGGTAGTTTACCCCATAATCCTTCTGCACTTCCAGATCTTTTTTGTGTGCCTCGCCGACTGCCTGGGCTGTCAGGCCGTCAACATGTTTATGTATATCCATATACAAGGGCATAAGTCTCTCCTTTCTTAAATTAGTTCATCAATTAATTTATGAGCGGCTGACATTTTAGCAATCCTATTTTTAGTGCCACAAACCCGTACTTAACGCGCCTGAAATTTCGAAATGCAGGCTTGCCACTGAATAAGCCCAGAAGTATATTGCAGTACATCATTATTTCTCATCTAAAAGTAATTAGGGTGAATAATATGAAGGTCAAACTGCTTCCCCTTTTCCCCTGCATTCTGGTACTTTTCATTACCGGATGCTCAACACTCTATGTTAAAAATGATTTTCACTCAAAGGAGGGCTTTTATAAGGGAGTTAATGAGAACTCCGGCTCAGCCGGGCTCATCATGAAGAACGATTCCATTATTAGCATAGACGAGCCAAAGATTGCAGAGGATTCAATAAAATGGGAAACGGTCAGTTACAGATTTGCTTTTGACCCCAACTCCATGTCCATAGAGAAGCATGCCGTTCCGCTTAATGAAGTAAAGGCCGTAACGTTTACACATCACTGGGGAAACAATATTTCCATGGGGGTACTTGCGGGCATGACTATTGGCGGAATTCTTACCAATTACCTGCTTCAGTGGGGGGGAGCATCCAATTCAGGCTATCATGTGAATGACCCTCCGGATTTTCTGCCCGGGGCTGTTTTGGGATTTCTGGCAGGCGGTATTGTGGGCATAATTGTAGGTAAGGATGAAGTTTATATTCTTGATGAATCTTTTACTGCAGGAAGCATGGTTAATTATAATTACCGGAATAAGCTGGGAATAAAAATAGCCAGGCAATCGGGTTTTAATTTCGAACTAAAGCAACAGGAGGGACATAACAGTGGCTTCACTCACCTGGGCGGTGAAGGGACACCTGGCTTTGCCCTTACAATATATTATAACTATCCCTGCACCCGCCAGCTTTCAATAAATGGCGAACTGTCGTTTATCTCTGAAGGCTCGGAGGCAAACTATACAATCCTGATTCCAAAGCTTATTCATGACGATTTTTCGGAAGTTACATTTTTCAGCGGCCAGTCCAAAGAGAAATTAAGCATGCTTGAGGCGGCTCCTGTTGCAAGGCTAAATCTGTGGAGATCGGGTTTTGTGCCTTATATTTTTCTGGGACCAAAGTTTGACCTGATCTTAAATGCTCAGTCTGGGATAAACAACTTTCTAAGCAATCTGAAATATCAGCCCAATATAATCCAGGTCGGATTATCATCCAAATACAGGAGATTCGTTTTCGGAACCACATTTGGCGCAGGTATTTCTACTGGCAATCTTCTTCCGGTTGAACTTCTCGTTGAGGCAAGATATAATTACGACCTTTCCCAGCGCTTGGAACTTCATTACGATATGCCTGCCGGAGAAAAATTTTTCGATAACTGGTATACCAGAGATCCGGGGAACCAGAAAATGCTTTACAGGAGCAGTGAGTTTCAGATTAATATTGGTGCGGCTATTTTCTAGAAGACTATATAAGAGAAAGGGCGAGCCGCCGCTCGCCCCATGTAAAAATTAAAATGACAGGACTACTTCAGTAATAATGCCTTGAAAGTTTTACTGTTTTGGCCGCATACGGCGTGGATGAAGTAATTTCCGGTGGGAAGTGAATTTGCATTCCACCTGAACGTATGTTTTCCCGCCTGCATCATGCCGTCATAAAGCCTTTCAACTTCACGCCCGGTTATATCGTAAACTGTAACCCTGGTGTAGCCGCCTTCCGGAGTCTCAAAGCTTATTGTCGTCTGCCCGTTGAACGGGTTGGGATAGTTAGCCAGAGTAAATTCCTGAACCGACTGTACGGGTTCATCTGACTCAACCGAAGTCATATTGTCTCCCGGGAAGAAAGTATATGACACGCCGCCTTTTGCGAACCACGAGGTTGAAAGATCCGTCTTATTAAAAACGTAAGAATACCCGTTACTCTTTGCAGGGTCGTGAACAATGGGATCCCCGTTTGCATTAAAGCCGGCTACCATTATAAGGTGTCCTGAATATAAGGGTTTGCCGACAGACATTACAACGCGGCCCCCGGCTGCAAGTATGTCATAGACCTGGCTCCAGGTACGGTAGCGGGTAACAGCGCCGCTAAGCCCGTTCTGAACCGCATTCTGGACCGTTCTGGGCCACACACCGTATATTTCCCAATAAGGGTCATAATTGTTTTTTGCGAACTGCAGCGGATCAACCATGATCTTGTAGCTGCGGAGGACCATGGAGGTGGAAGTAGGAGAACAAATGCTTCCCCCGATGACAGGATCGAGCGCATACTGGTAAAAATGATCGGTCGGGATAAATATAGCCGCAGGCTTATCTTTTACAATATTGGTAATATTTACGTTTGAGGTCGTAAGCTTGTCGCTCAGGAAGAAACTAAGCTTGTGAAGGGTTGCCGAAGGCTGGCTTGCAGCGGTCCTTTTCATAACAACCTGGAACTGCCATTTTGTAAAATATGACGTAAAATCGACCTCGTCTATATTAACTGTGCCCCCTGTAAAGCTTGTGCTGCCATAGGACGGCCATATGTTGTTTTTCCAATATCCAACTGTAACCCAGCCGGACCAGCTGCCCTTGAAAAAACGCATCAGCACCTTAAAGCTGCTGTTATCATTGGGGACTTTCCCGTTCCATGAGGGAAGCCCCTCATTGAAAGGATACTTTGATGAATCGGGAGAAAAGATTGTATAACCCTCAGTAACATTGTCCTCGAGGACGATGCTCTTGCCGTCAGGACCAATTTTCATTCCGCTCATGGATTCAATCTTCTTTACAAGACTGTCCTTTTCAAAAAAGTAGTGCTGGTCGGGATAAGGCTGGCAGATGGCCGCGCCGGTTAGGATCAGGAGAAACAGTATCAGTTTATTAGCCATTTGAATTCCTTGTTTTATCTGGTAATGGAGGAAGCGTCAGCTATTGAGTGCCATAATATAGTGAAAATATTCCATGATATAAAACAGTGTTTTATCCTTTATAACTGCTGCTTCAAAATTCATGAATTGGAATCTTTAGTGATGAAAATATACTTTTTTTTGAATAATTTGAAGGTGATAATAATTTAACATTGTAGTATTAAAATGGAAAAAGATATCAGGTGGCAGCAGCGCTTTTCCAACTATAAAAAAGCACTATCGCAGCTGGAAAAGTTTATTATTCATGGTAATCTAAACGAGCTGGAAAAGCAGGGGCTGGTTAAAGCCTTCGAATATACATATGAACTTGCCTGGAATACTTTGAAAGATTTTTATGAGAGCCAGGGTGAAGCAGGGCTTCAGGGCAGCCGCGATGCCATTCAGCTTGCATTTAACAGGGGCCTTATAATCAATGGGACTGATTGGATGCAGATGCTTAAGGACAGAAACCGGACTGCACACATATATAATCTGCAGATTGCTGATGAGATCACAGAGAATATTCTGAAGAAGTACTTTACTCTATTGACCAGTCTTAAAAATGAATTTGATAAGATCATGAAAAAGGAAAACGGTTCACATCCACCGAAAAGAATTTCTAACTACTATTCATCTGCCGGTCTATAAGGAACTCCCCGGCGGGTTCTGTGGTTATTTGTTTGATTTCTGATTATTTTTGTGTTCAAATATTTAGCAAGGTTTATGAAGAAAAGAATAACAAAAAAGAGTAAATATAAAATTGTGCGCTTCGGTGAGCCCGTACTGCGCGAGACAGCTAAACCGGTAACCGTTTTTCATCACAAACTGCATGAACTGGTAGACGCACTTACAGATACACTTTTCCGCAGCGAGGATGGCGCCGCAATTGCAGCTCCGCAGATAGGGGTTTCTAAAAGAATTGTAGTAATTGATTATGAAGACGAGTATTTGGAACTCCTCAACCCTGAAATACTCTCCTCATCGGGCGAACAGACAGACTATGAAGGCTGCCTTTCATTTCCGGGTTTTATAGGCAATGTTCCCAGAGCTGAAACCGTCAAGGTGAAATACCAGGACCGCAACGGGAATGAAATTGTAATTGAAAGAAGCGGCAAAATGGCGCGCTGCCTGCAGCACGAAATTGACCATCTGGACGGGATACTTTTTATTGATAAGGTTACAGACAAGTATCTGGTACACCAGGATACAGATGAAAAGATCAAACTTGCAGATGCACTCGATCTTTCAAACGGAAAGGCAGTACCCGGCCAGGAAAAAATAGCTCTTTAGCGCAGGCAGGGTTAAAGGAATTTTATTTTAAGGGCTGCAGGAATAATGTTCCTGCAGCCTCAATTATCTATTTCTTTCTTGTATTCATCGCATTTTGAAGGCCTTTCTGCAGGTCCTCCTTGTTCATAACAGGATAAAAATATATTTCAGCACCGAATTCCATAAACAACTGTTCAGAAATCTGCGGCATCAAAGACGAGTCGGTCATATCGAAGAAAAAGTATCCGGTACGCCTTCCATTTTCAGGTAAAAAATACATAGCCTCAGGCTTTAGCATATCTGCAACGGACATTATTGTCGTCTGCAGAGTATTGTCTCTTACAGCTCTGTTGGTCGTCTCTGTATTCATACAAACTTTCATCAACATTCTCATAAACTATTCCTCCTTCATATTACTGTTCTGTTATTTTAATGCCTTTGCCCAATCTGAACCAGTAATAAGTTTAACAGGAAAAGTCCGGCCGTACAGGGATAATGCTTCAAAATCTATCGGACCAGTCAAGATGAATTCAGCAAAGCATTGTATTAATGAAAGCTGAATTGATCTTAAAAGTCAATGCCTAATAAGACATCCGGTTAATTTCATTATAAGCTAGCAGGCGTTCAGCTCCCGGGAGATACAGTGGATCAGGAACCTGGATGCGGAAACCGGCCGGGATGATCTGTGGGCATTCGGGCTAAGGGCCCAGCTGTCAATTTAACAAATACAAAGAAAGTACGTTGTTATTCAGTCAGAATCTTCTATTTTATTTATATCGTCACAACACAATGGGGGTTCAGATGAAATCAGCACTTATAGGGGCAAGCGGCTTTGTGGGTTCAGCTATATTAAATGAAGCTTTAATGCGCGGGCATCATATAACAGCAATTGAAAGACACACTTCGCTCATTAAAGTCCAGGACCGGAAGCTCACAGCAAAAAAATGCGACATATTTAATACAGATGAGCTTTCAGAAATTCTGCGCGGGCAGGATGCACTAATAAGCGCTTATAACCCGGGCTGGACAAATCCAAAGATCTTTGATGACACAATTCATGGCTATCAGTCGATCATCAATGCCGTAAAAAAGGCCGGCCTGAAGCGCATTCTGGTCGTTGGTGGTGCCGGAAGCCTTGAACCGGAACCGGGGCGCCCTCTTGTGGACCGCGAGGACTTTCCGAAGGACTGGAAAATGGGAGCCATGGCACTGCGCGACGTTCTTAATATGTTCAGACATGAAAATGATCTGGACTGGACATTCTTCAGCCCGGCAATCAATATTTTCCCTGGCGAGCGCACCGGGAAATTCACTCTGGGAGGCGATGAGCCGGTACTGGATGATAAGGGGCAGGGCAGAATTTCAGTGCAGGATTATGCCATAGCAATGATAGACGAGCTGGAAAAGCCGAAACATAAAAAACAGCGTTTTACTATAGGATACAGGTAAAAACTTACAATTTATTTCACGGGGATTTTTAGAAGGTAATGGTATAGGAAAAGGTAATGGGCAGTCTGGAGAAAGTGTCTCTCCAACTGCCCGTGAAATGTCAGAATGTTTAGACTTTTGGTTCAACGAGGTCGAACTTGTTTCCGTAAAGATCCTCAAAAACAACTTCAGTTCCCCAGGGGCTCTCAGTTGGAAAACCCTGGAAGTTAACTCCCTTTGCTTTCATCCTTTCGTAGTCTCTCATACAGTTATCTGTAATAAACGTCATAAAAACGTGGTCAGAAGCCTGCACGCCGATCTTGCTGCGTTTTTCTTCGGTATCTGCCAGCACGAAGACTATTGCCGTATCGCTTTGCTTCTGGGGAGCTACTGTAACCCATCTGAAACCGTTTCCAAAATCATTATCGGAAATGAGCTGAAAGCCCATGATGTCTGTATAAAACTGAATAGCTTCATCATAGTTCCTTACCAGGATTGTGATGTGGCCGATATTTTTCATTACTAAAAAGACCTCCTTCTTCAGGGGAAATATCAATTGAAATACAGATACAAAATTAACTAACTCTCCAATAAAACTATATAAACTATCGCAAATATTTGCAAATAATTTACAGTCTGCTGCTCCCCTTACTTTTGACCTTAATGCCTGTTATCCCATAGTGGTATGGAGGAAGATCTATTACCGGCGAGACCCCGAAGCCGGCCTTTTTCATCCATAGCTGAATATCTTCAGGTTTAGGCCTGATGGACATCTCGGGCCCGCGCGGAGTGGACGGGTCATAGTTCCAGTGGATTACGGCGATCTTTCCTCCTTCTGGCATTATCCTATAGGCTTCCTTAAGAAGCCTCAGAGGATCGTGCCCGTGCAGTATGTTAAAAAGCGCAACCGACTGCACAGATTCGTCTTCAAGTCCCGTCCCCTCGTTTTCAAGATCCCTTAAGAGGACTTCCACATTTGAAAGATCTTTTACCCGGCCTTTAACCTTCTGGATCATTTCCTCTTCAATATCAAAGGCATAGAGGCGGCCATTGGTCCTGCGGGCAATCTCAGGTGTAAACGTGCCGTAGCCGCAGCCGAATTCCGCAGCATTTCCATCTAGGCGGCTTCCGAAAAGTCTTTCAATTATCAGCTCCGGATTAAAAAAGCTTTCCCACAACTGTTCTTCAGGCATTCCGCTATCACGAACTTTCATAACCAGCTCTTATTTTAACCTTGTTAAATCTTCCAGACTAAATTCCGTCCCTCTACCAGTACTCCCTTGAATCCGCATAAAGATTTATGTTTCCTGAAAGTTTTAGAGTTCATTTCCAACTATTCTTTTTGCCTTGTCCGAAAAACATAAGAATTACAAGTAGTGGTAAATATCCTACGATTTAGCCAGAAATTCAATTTGATTTTTTTGCATGTTGTTACCCTGCAAATCCCTGTTTGATGGAATATCAGGTCAATTATAAGTAAATTAAATGCGGCTGTTCAGAATTTTTCAAAAACAAAAATGTTTTTATATGGATTCAAAACTTACCCCTGCGGGCCTTAAGGACCTGGAGCTTGTAGTAACCCTTATGCAGGAGTTCTATAAAATTGAGCACCTGGAGTTTGCCCCTCATTTTCAGCGCAGGGCAGTGAAGGAGATTCTGGGAAACAGTAACTTCGGGACGGTGCAGATAATTTATGCCGGGGACAGAGTGGCAGGGTATGTGGTTATGACCAACTGCTACAGCCTGGAGTTCCACGGGCGCTTTGTTTTAATTGACGAACTGTACCTTAGGGAAGGCTTCAGGGGGCGTGGAATTGCAGGATCGGCCATGGAGAAAATTGAAGAAATCTGTCTTGAAGGGGGCATTCATGCAATAAGGCTTGAAGTGGCAAAGACAAACGTTCGTGCCCAAAAGGTATATGTTAAAGCAGGCTTTAAGGCCGAGGAACGGGATCTGATGACAAAATGGATAAAGGAGTAAGGAAAATGGTATTCGATTCAATTTCGAACTTTTATAACTATGTATCAATTCATCCGCAGTTTAGCAGCGTGTCAGGTTTTCTTAGTGTGGTAAATATAGCCGCCCTCCCGGCCGGCAGACATTTTGTAAATGAGGATGGAGCGTTTGCAAATGTGGATGAATACAAGACAAAAGATATTTCAGAAGGCTTTATAGAGTTTCACAAAAAGTATATTGATATACAGATCATACTCCGCGGAAAAGAAAAGATAGGAATATGCAATAAAGACTCGGCGCGCGAGCTGGAGTTCAATGAAGAAAAGGATTTCGGAAAGCTGGAAGGCAAAGCCGATTTTATTACATTAAATGAAAATTACTTTGTCATTTTCTTTCCGCACGACGGCCACATGCCGCAGATAATGGCAGAGAGCCCTGAGAGTGTAAAGAAGATGGTAATAAAAGTGCCCGTGTAACTTAAGGCCTGAAATTGCTTTTTCCCTCAAGCCGTTGACTGCCCCAATAGAGGAATATGGATCGACCGCACGAGGTCATTTATTAAAAAAAAATTTCATACCTGTGTAAAACGGGCTTTAACCTTAACTGAAAACCTCTGGCTTGTAATGAAACTTTCATTGCTGTGCTGCATTACAATCCTGAGCGAGCGGGCGCTGCATTTTTCAAGATCCTTAATATAGTTTACGTTTATAATGGCAGAGCGCCTCACCTTTATAAATTCCTCGCCGGGCAGTACATTCTCCCATTCTTTCAAAAGCTTTCTTACCATAACCCGCCCTTTATCAAGCAGATAAACAGCTGAGTAAGCCCCGAGGGCCTTTATATATTCTATATCGCTTTTCCTTACCAGTTTCTTTTTCCTGTTTATGTTTAGCAGGATTGTATCATTAGTCCTATTCTGCACTGCCGGGGCAGGAAGTGCAGTGTATCCGGTAACGGCACGTCTTTCAGCAAGATGAAGCTTGTTTATTTTAACCCTTACCACATTTAAGAGCTCCTCTACACTGAAAGGCTTGAATATTATTGAATCGACGCCCAGTTCCATTCCCTTTTTCAGAGCATCTATGTTATAGTCCGATGTAAAGAAAACGAATGGAATTGCCCCGGTCAGGCTGTCGGCTGAAATCTTTTCAAGTACTTCATAGCCGCTCATTCCGTAGAGCACCATATTGCAAAGAATAAGGCATGGGAGTTCTGCGGCTGCCAGTTTCAGTCCGTCAGGCCCGTTATAAGCCGTAAACACATTATATCCCGCATCCTCCAGAACTTTTGAAACAACATTAAGGAACCTTGAATTTGATTCAATAACCAAGATACTTTCCAAGAACCCTCCTCCCCTGAACATTTTAACCCGAACCAGATCTTCTTTATAGTATCAGATTTTCTTCTTTTAAGCCAGTCAATTCCTTGTAGCTTTATTCTCGCTCATTTACAAAAACGGTGCGTTCATTCCGGTTTTGTACTCTTTTTTTCCTCCCTGAAAATTTAAATGATACGTACGCATCCAAATGCATAATGAATGCACAGGCTGACTTGATTGGCAGCATTAAAGGCCATAGTATATTGTTGATCACTCACTAAAAAGGAAATGGTATAGTAAAATCAATACGAGGAGAAATATATGAGGAAAATCTCAGGACTTATTGCGTCAGTTTTATTTCTGCTCATTTCTTCCATGACAGCCTACTCGCAGACATATTTTGCAGCAAGGCTCTCTCAGGCACAGCAGATTCAGAGTGGAAGCAAAACTGACAGCGTTGACAGGGGTTACACAGGTACGGCCATAGTTGTTCTTAACAGCGACAGCACGAACAATATGACGCTAAACTACATAGTCACTGTCGGCAGAGGAACCCCCGGTAATGACACTTCTCAGACCGGCGGAGGCGGCACTGCCCAAAATGATTCAGTAAGGCTCAGAGCCATTTATTTTAATCTGGGAACAATTGGAGATACCGGTACGACAGTCTTATCTGTAACCAGCGGAATTACTGGTAATTCATACTCCGGCACATTGAATGCAGGAGGCAGCCAGGCACTGACCCAGCAGGTAGTGGACGCACTTCTCCAGGGCAAAATATTTGTTGTTGCCGTGCTTGATTCAGGACGGATCAGAGGGCATATTCACCCGGTTACAGGGGCAGGATTTGTAGCCCATCTTACAGCTCCCCAGGAAACCGACAGCGTTAAAAATTCAAAGGCCAGCGGCGTTGGATCCTTCCTGCTTACTGACCTGGGACTAATCTACCAGATTTCAGTTCAGGGTATTGATATACAGGCTTCCCACATTCATAAGGGCATGCCTGGAATAGCCGGTCCCATTGTATTTCCCATTACATTCAGCGGCCACACTGCAATGGGCCTGTGGAAGCAAAGCGATCAGTCGAATCCGCTTAACAAAGATCTGCTGACCATGCTGCTTACAGAAGGCCTTTATGTAAACGTCCATTCACCAACGTACCCAAGTGGTGAAATAAGAGGACAGATACTGCATGCGGCAGGCTTTGGCTTCTCATCACCTTTGAAGAGCAGCAGGAGCACACAGGGCGGACAAACAGGCGGGAAGTCTGATTCAACTAAAAGAGTTGTTGGAGGCGGGACTTACACGCTTACGGATTTCGGGCTTGTTTATCATATTAACATAAGAGGAACATCAGTAAACAACATATACTTTGCAAATACTTCAACAAATCAAAAGCTAAAAGACATACCGAAATTCAGCGACACTACGTATTCAGGCGTATGGTTCTCAAAAAAGGCTTATGAAACTACTCCCCTTGCCGGCACACAAATAGCAGACCTGATTCAAGGGAAAGTTTCTCTTGTTGTTGAGACCGGAAACGACACGCTAAGGGGTGTTATAATGCTGCACAAGCAGACAAACTTCTCAGCCCTTCTCTCAGGTCCGCAGGAAACCCCGAGGCACATGATACACCCGACCGGAGGCGGACATTTCATCCTTACTCCCTCAGGGCTGCAGTACTATATTACTATAGCCGGAATTGATTCCATAGCCGGGGCTCATTTCCACATGGCGCCTATGGGCGTAAGCGGCCCCATTGTACATCCAATTACGTTTGACTCCACATTTACGGCACAGGGCACCTGGGATCTGACGCCCGAACAGGGTTCGGGCATGACAACAGATATGATTACCGCTCTTCTGGAAGGGAATATTTACGTCAACGTTCACACGCGCAGATATCCTGCAGGTGAAATAAGAGGACAGCTCGTACCTGCCTCCGGCACCGATTTCACCACACATCTTGAAGGAAATCAGGCAGTACCGGCCACAACGGAAAAGGCAATGGGAACAGGCAACTTCATACTTACCAATGAGGGCCTGACATACAAGATAACCGTGGACAGCTTAAAGGTCACAGGAGTGCGTATTGAGCACGCTCCCTTTGGAGTAACAGGCACAGTTGTCAGTGACCTGCAGACAGCAGGATTTGATACGAGCAATACTATTATAGGCGTATGGCGCAGGACGGGCGGCGCATCACCTCTTACCGATCAGCTTATTACATCCCTGCTCAGAGGCAACCTCTATGTAAATTTACTCACCGCGTCAAATCCGAATGGAGCAATAAGAGGCCAGATACTGCCCAACGGCGGAACAGGCTTTATTGCGGTATTTGATTCAGCTACGGCAGGACAGAACCAGACAGCCTCGAAGGGATACGGCAACGGCATGTTTGTTCTTACAGATGCCGGGCTGATCTATGACATTTCCGTTGCGGGCTACAAAGGCAACGGCGGAAACTTTACAAACGGACAGGGCGGAGCATCCTTATTCCAGATGCCTCAGACTTTTAACGGAGGCTCTACAAACGGCGTATGGATGATGCTAAACGACACTACGGCCGCGGCAGGCAACATTGCGGCTTTGTTCAACAACACGCTCTATGTAAGCCTGACAGGAGGCCCGACGGCTCCGATCGGGAAGACATTTACGCCTAATCCGACATCGGTTAAACTTGTAAAGGAAACTCCTGAAAGTTTCGACCTGGCTCAGAACTATCCTAACCCGTTCAACCCGACTACAACTATCAGATTCAGCATACCTCAGGCAGGGCCTGTAAGCCTGAACATTTTCAACATGCTGGGCGAGAAGGTAGCCACGCTGGTTGACGGACAGTTAAGGGCAGGCAGATATGAAGTAAGCTTTGACGGCTCGAAAGTAGCAAGCGGAGTTTATTTCTACAGGATCAGCTTCCAGAACAGCATAGTAACCAGGAAAATGATGCTTATTAAGTAAGTCTCCTTTCCGGCTACACGAAAAGGGAAAGGGACCGGGAGCTTCCGGGGGAAAGCCCTCCGGTCCCTTTTTCTAATGTTTATGTGAAGACTTAAAGGAACAATTCCTAA
The sequence above is drawn from the Ignavibacteria bacterium genome and encodes:
- a CDS encoding DUF4242 domain-containing protein, which translates into the protein MPLYMDIHKHVDGLTAQAVGEAHKKDLEVQKDYGVNYLKYWFNEKDGTVFCLCEAPDKKSAEEVHRKAHGLVADEIIEVKEGIV
- a CDS encoding PorT family protein yields the protein MKVKLLPLFPCILVLFITGCSTLYVKNDFHSKEGFYKGVNENSGSAGLIMKNDSIISIDEPKIAEDSIKWETVSYRFAFDPNSMSIEKHAVPLNEVKAVTFTHHWGNNISMGVLAGMTIGGILTNYLLQWGGASNSGYHVNDPPDFLPGAVLGFLAGGIVGIIVGKDEVYILDESFTAGSMVNYNYRNKLGIKIARQSGFNFELKQQEGHNSGFTHLGGEGTPGFALTIYYNYPCTRQLSINGELSFISEGSEANYTILIPKLIHDDFSEVTFFSGQSKEKLSMLEAAPVARLNLWRSGFVPYIFLGPKFDLILNAQSGINNFLSNLKYQPNIIQVGLSSKYRRFVFGTTFGAGISTGNLLPVELLVEARYNYDLSQRLELHYDMPAGEKFFDNWYTRDPGNQKMLYRSSEFQINIGAAIF
- a CDS encoding T9SS type A sorting domain-containing protein, which produces MANKLILFLLILTGAAICQPYPDQHYFFEKDSLVKKIESMSGMKIGPDGKSIVLEDNVTEGYTIFSPDSSKYPFNEGLPSWNGKVPNDNSSFKVLMRFFKGSWSGWVTVGYWKNNIWPSYGSTSFTGGTVNIDEVDFTSYFTKWQFQVVMKRTAASQPSATLHKLSFFLSDKLTTSNVNITNIVKDKPAAIFIPTDHFYQYALDPVIGGSICSPTSTSMVLRSYKIMVDPLQFAKNNYDPYWEIYGVWPRTVQNAVQNGLSGAVTRYRTWSQVYDILAAGGRVVMSVGKPLYSGHLIMVAGFNANGDPIVHDPAKSNGYSYVFNKTDLSTSWFAKGGVSYTFFPGDNMTSVESDEPVQSVQEFTLANYPNPFNGQTTISFETPEGGYTRVTVYDITGREVERLYDGMMQAGKHTFRWNANSLPTGNYFIHAVCGQNSKTFKALLLK
- a CDS encoding nucleotidyltransferase — its product is MEKDIRWQQRFSNYKKALSQLEKFIIHGNLNELEKQGLVKAFEYTYELAWNTLKDFYESQGEAGLQGSRDAIQLAFNRGLIINGTDWMQMLKDRNRTAHIYNLQIADEITENILKKYFTLLTSLKNEFDKIMKKENGSHPPKRISNYYSSAGL
- the def gene encoding peptide deformylase; this translates as MTKKSKYKIVRFGEPVLRETAKPVTVFHHKLHELVDALTDTLFRSEDGAAIAAPQIGVSKRIVVIDYEDEYLELLNPEILSSSGEQTDYEGCLSFPGFIGNVPRAETVKVKYQDRNGNEIVIERSGKMARCLQHEIDHLDGILFIDKVTDKYLVHQDTDEKIKLADALDLSNGKAVPGQEKIAL
- a CDS encoding NAD(P)-dependent oxidoreductase, with protein sequence MKSALIGASGFVGSAILNEALMRGHHITAIERHTSLIKVQDRKLTAKKCDIFNTDELSEILRGQDALISAYNPGWTNPKIFDDTIHGYQSIINAVKKAGLKRILVVGGAGSLEPEPGRPLVDREDFPKDWKMGAMALRDVLNMFRHENDLDWTFFSPAINIFPGERTGKFTLGGDEPVLDDKGQGRISVQDYAIAMIDELEKPKHKKQRFTIGYR
- a CDS encoding glyoxalase, with the protein product MKNIGHITILVRNYDEAIQFYTDIMGFQLISDNDFGNGFRWVTVAPQKQSDTAIVFVLADTEEKRSKIGVQASDHVFMTFITDNCMRDYERMKAKGVNFQGFPTESPWGTEVVFEDLYGNKFDLVEPKV
- a CDS encoding methyltransferase domain-containing protein → MKVRDSGMPEEQLWESFFNPELIIERLFGSRLDGNAAEFGCGYGTFTPEIARRTNGRLYAFDIEEEMIQKVKGRVKDLSNVEVLLRDLENEGTGLEDESVQSVALFNILHGHDPLRLLKEAYRIMPEGGKIAVIHWNYDPSTPRGPEMSIRPKPEDIQLWMKKAGFGVSPVIDLPPYHYGITGIKVKSKGSSRL
- a CDS encoding GNAT family N-acetyltransferase, whose translation is MDSKLTPAGLKDLELVVTLMQEFYKIEHLEFAPHFQRRAVKEILGNSNFGTVQIIYAGDRVAGYVVMTNCYSLEFHGRFVLIDELYLREGFRGRGIAGSAMEKIEEICLEGGIHAIRLEVAKTNVRAQKVYVKAGFKAEERDLMTKWIKE
- a CDS encoding DUF386 domain-containing protein, whose translation is MDKGVRKMVFDSISNFYNYVSIHPQFSSVSGFLSVVNIAALPAGRHFVNEDGAFANVDEYKTKDISEGFIEFHKKYIDIQIILRGKEKIGICNKDSARELEFNEEKDFGKLEGKADFITLNENYFVIFFPHDGHMPQIMAESPESVKKMVIKVPV
- a CDS encoding response regulator transcription factor; this translates as MESILVIESNSRFLNVVSKVLEDAGYNVFTAYNGPDGLKLAAAELPCLILCNMVLYGMSGYEVLEKISADSLTGAIPFVFFTSDYNIDALKKGMELGVDSIIFKPFSVEELLNVVRVKINKLHLAERRAVTGYTALPAPAVQNRTNDTILLNINRKKKLVRKSDIEYIKALGAYSAVYLLDKGRVMVRKLLKEWENVLPGEEFIKVRRSAIINVNYIKDLEKCSARSLRIVMQHSNESFITSQRFSVKVKARFTQV